One part of the Mailhella massiliensis genome encodes these proteins:
- the rpsD gene encoding 30S ribosomal protein S4 gives MAKYNDAKCRLCRREGTKLFLKGDRCFTDKCAQERRPYAPGQHGRARKKLSEYALQLREKMKVRRIYGVLEKQFHGYFEDAEMAKGVTGANLLTILERRLDNVVYRMGFANSRSQARQLVRHGIFTLNGHKVTIPSLQVRVGDEIAVPEKNRNIPVIAAAQDVIARRGCPAWVEVDGASFKGVIKALPQRDDIQTPIEESLIVELYSK, from the coding sequence TTGGCAAAATATAATGACGCCAAATGCCGGCTCTGCCGTCGTGAAGGCACCAAGCTGTTTCTGAAGGGCGACCGCTGCTTCACTGACAAATGCGCTCAGGAACGCCGCCCCTATGCTCCCGGCCAGCATGGCCGTGCCCGCAAGAAGCTCAGCGAATACGCTCTGCAGCTTCGTGAAAAGATGAAGGTCCGCCGCATCTACGGCGTGCTGGAAAAGCAGTTCCACGGCTACTTTGAAGATGCCGAAATGGCCAAGGGCGTCACCGGCGCCAACCTGCTGACCATTCTCGAACGCCGTCTCGACAACGTCGTGTACCGCATGGGCTTCGCCAACTCCCGCAGCCAGGCCCGCCAGCTCGTCCGCCACGGTATCTTCACCCTCAACGGCCACAAGGTGACCATTCCGTCCCTCCAGGTCCGCGTGGGCGACGAAATCGCCGTGCCTGAAAAGAACCGCAACATCCCCGTGATCGCCGCCGCTCAGGACGTCATCGCCCGTCGCGGCTGCCCTGCCTGGGTGGAAGTTGACGGTGCGTCCTTCAAGGGCGTGATCAAGGCCCTTCCCCAGCGCGACGATATCCAGACTCCCATCGAAGAATCCCTTATCGTCGAACTTTACTCGAAATAA
- the hflK gene encoding FtsH protease activity modulator HflK → MNWDWDKLQEKRQQQQKQGWGSAGKGNWGRRDDDRDDPQDNDDQQKRRGGPSGPNRPSFSWPKLPKIEGVPGVHWWIGGALLVWALSGIYIVQPDEAGVVLRFGRYVRTEAPGPHIHLPYPIEQVFKPKVSQVRQTAVGYRAQSVGGVFQQGRVQAVDEESSMLTGDENIINVQFNIQYQIKPDGAVDYLFNVIRPDQVVKRAAEASMREVIGKNTLDSALTDGRVKIQNDVAELLQSILDRYQVGVQVVAVQMQDVQPPQEVRDAFKDVASAREDKQRSINEAEAYRRDILPKAQGQASEMVNKAEAYRETRVREAEGEAQRFLSVLAEYEKAEDVTRKRMMYEAFEDILSKPGMEKLVLPSDAGSNVLPLLPLDAWKRQDGAKEEKR, encoded by the coding sequence ATGAACTGGGACTGGGATAAATTACAGGAAAAGCGGCAACAACAGCAGAAACAGGGCTGGGGTTCCGCCGGCAAGGGCAACTGGGGCAGGCGCGACGATGATCGCGACGATCCCCAGGACAATGATGATCAGCAGAAGCGAAGAGGCGGGCCTTCCGGGCCGAATCGTCCTTCTTTCTCATGGCCTAAGCTCCCGAAGATAGAGGGTGTGCCGGGGGTGCACTGGTGGATCGGCGGCGCGTTGCTTGTCTGGGCGCTTTCCGGCATTTATATCGTGCAGCCCGATGAGGCCGGTGTGGTGCTCCGTTTCGGCCGTTATGTGCGTACGGAAGCTCCCGGCCCCCATATTCATCTGCCGTATCCCATCGAGCAGGTGTTCAAGCCCAAGGTTTCGCAGGTGCGCCAGACGGCGGTGGGATATCGAGCCCAGTCCGTGGGCGGTGTGTTTCAGCAGGGGCGCGTGCAGGCCGTGGATGAGGAATCCTCCATGCTCACGGGGGATGAGAACATCATCAACGTACAGTTCAATATTCAGTATCAGATCAAGCCTGACGGCGCGGTGGACTACCTGTTCAACGTCATCCGGCCCGATCAGGTGGTCAAGCGTGCGGCGGAAGCCTCCATGCGCGAAGTCATCGGCAAGAATACGCTGGATTCTGCTCTCACGGACGGCCGTGTGAAGATACAGAACGATGTGGCGGAGCTGCTTCAGAGCATTCTGGACCGCTACCAGGTGGGCGTCCAGGTGGTTGCCGTGCAGATGCAGGACGTGCAGCCCCCGCAGGAAGTGCGCGACGCGTTTAAAGATGTTGCCAGTGCCCGCGAAGACAAGCAGCGCAGCATCAACGAGGCCGAGGCCTACCGGCGCGACATTCTTCCCAAGGCGCAGGGCCAGGCTTCGGAAATGGTGAACAAGGCCGAAGCCTATCGGGAAACGCGTGTGCGCGAGGCCGAAGGCGAGGCGCAGCGTTTCCTTTCCGTGCTTGCCGAGTATGAAAAAGCCGAGGATGTGACCAGAAAACGTATGATGTATGAAGCGTTTGAAGATATCTTGAGCAAGCCGGGCATGGAAAAGCTGGTGCTTCCCTCCGATGCCGGTTCCAACGTGCTCCCCCTGCTTCCGCTGGATGCCTGGAAAAGGCAGGACGGCGCCAAGGAGGAAAAGCGCTGA
- the secY gene encoding preprotein translocase subunit SecY, whose amino-acid sequence MAQMPELRKKLAWTLFILCMYRVGVHVPVPGIDAGALSHFFASMQGSVFALLDMFSGGGLRNVSVFALGIMPYISASIILQLLQVVSPDIKRMAKEEGQAGRRKITQYTRYLTVAITLIQGFGIAALLEGMVSPENAPVVMNPGWEFRLVTIVTLTAGTILIMWLGEQITAKGIGNGISLIIFSGIVVGIPSALMRSYQLIKAGDMNVLFAIFILIMMLAVTVGIVFVERAQRRIPIQYAKRQIGRKMYGGQTTHLPLRINTAGVIPPIFAQSLLLFPATVAGFSTAEWLQRVVSWFQPTSIVYNIIFVALIFFFCFFYTAIIFDPKDIAENLKKAGGFVPGIRPGDKTREYIDNVLTRLTLWGGIYISIISVLPMLLIAQFNVPFYFGGTSLLILVGVAIDFMSQVESHLISQQYEGLMSKARKG is encoded by the coding sequence ATGGCGCAAATGCCTGAGCTGCGTAAAAAGCTGGCATGGACCCTTTTCATCCTGTGCATGTACAGGGTGGGGGTCCATGTCCCTGTGCCTGGCATTGATGCCGGCGCGCTGTCTCACTTTTTCGCCAGTATGCAGGGTTCGGTCTTCGCTCTGCTCGACATGTTCTCCGGCGGCGGCCTGAGAAATGTCTCCGTGTTTGCTCTCGGCATCATGCCTTACATCTCGGCGTCCATCATCCTGCAGCTTCTGCAGGTGGTGAGCCCCGACATCAAGCGCATGGCCAAGGAAGAAGGGCAGGCCGGCAGGCGCAAGATCACGCAGTACACGCGATATCTTACTGTCGCGATCACCCTTATACAGGGCTTCGGCATCGCCGCCCTTCTGGAAGGCATGGTCAGCCCTGAGAACGCTCCCGTCGTCATGAATCCCGGCTGGGAATTCCGTCTGGTGACCATCGTCACCCTGACGGCTGGTACCATCCTCATCATGTGGCTTGGCGAGCAGATAACCGCCAAAGGCATAGGGAACGGCATTTCGCTCATCATCTTCTCCGGTATCGTGGTCGGCATTCCGAGCGCGCTCATGCGCTCCTATCAGCTGATCAAGGCCGGCGACATGAATGTGCTCTTTGCCATCTTTATCCTTATAATGATGCTGGCAGTCACCGTGGGCATCGTTTTTGTCGAACGCGCCCAGCGCAGGATACCCATCCAGTATGCCAAGCGTCAGATCGGCCGGAAGATGTACGGCGGTCAGACCACGCATCTGCCTCTCCGCATCAACACCGCCGGTGTTATTCCTCCCATCTTCGCCCAGAGCCTTCTGCTCTTCCCGGCGACGGTGGCGGGCTTCTCCACCGCCGAGTGGCTGCAGAGAGTGGTGTCGTGGTTCCAGCCCACGTCCATCGTGTACAACATCATCTTCGTGGCGCTGATCTTCTTCTTCTGCTTCTTCTATACCGCCATCATCTTTGATCCCAAGGATATCGCGGAGAACCTGAAGAAGGCGGGCGGCTTCGTTCCGGGCATCCGTCCCGGCGACAAGACCCGTGAATACATCGACAACGTGCTTACTCGTCTTACCTTGTGGGGCGGCATCTACATTTCCATCATCTCCGTGCTGCCCATGCTGCTGATCGCTCAGTTCAATGTGCCTTTCTACTTCGGCGGGACCAGCCTCCTGATCCTCGTCGGCGTGGCCATCGACTTCATGAGCCAGGTGGAATCCCACCTCATCTCCCAGCAGTATGAAGGCCTCATGAGCAAAGCCAGAAAGGGATAA
- a CDS encoding glucoamylase family protein, whose protein sequence is MKLKNFVFLVVAGIFFLLSGNASAAQDEKKAATPAEPAVEQQQTATLKTFQPDDAFRKDRFLLDRLQFDAFRYMWEHTFPESGLAYEDSRNKDSGQATIGGSGFGVAAIVVAAERGWISREDAAKRILTMATFLRDKTDRKNLHGAFPHWLDGRTGKTISFGEQDNGADLVETAFMMQGLLIARAYFSADTELEKELRACITELWHDVDWHWFTRSENNGLFWHWSPQHEFGMGMKISGFNEAMVAYVLALGSPTHPISREAAQYWYSTEEYQPKTGNGYTIEAANAYGGCMFLSHYSFIGLDPRRMADSHVRRGYMVRNITHTLMNRAYALESAPAEHQFSEGFWGLTACDIKGGYRYQSAYNEVGTVAPTAALSSMPYTPEYSMRVLWNIQDNYKDKMWGPYGPYDAFSLKDDWFDNSYLAIDQLPIVSMVENYRSGLLWSLFMNVPEVKEGLERMGVQPLPATNGFPHVVVPLKKTEAGYELDALDLRRHPDTGLYTLPYSCEKDCIVFFTIADASGKVLSQYTREGRKGDNLLEFPQFMPKNGETLQLTMHIGDLTAGLPIRLN, encoded by the coding sequence ATGAAACTGAAAAATTTTGTTTTTCTGGTCGTGGCGGGAATTTTCTTCCTTCTTTCCGGCAACGCTTCCGCCGCGCAGGATGAGAAGAAGGCAGCAACCCCTGCGGAACCTGCGGTGGAACAGCAGCAGACGGCGACGCTGAAGACTTTTCAGCCCGACGATGCGTTCCGCAAGGACAGATTCCTCTTGGACAGGCTGCAATTCGACGCCTTCCGCTACATGTGGGAACATACGTTCCCCGAATCCGGTCTTGCCTATGAAGACAGCCGCAACAAGGACAGCGGCCAGGCCACCATCGGCGGTTCCGGCTTCGGCGTGGCCGCCATCGTGGTGGCTGCCGAAAGGGGCTGGATAAGCCGCGAGGACGCAGCAAAGCGTATTCTCACCATGGCCACCTTCCTGCGGGACAAGACGGACCGCAAGAATCTGCACGGCGCCTTCCCCCACTGGCTCGACGGACGTACCGGCAAGACCATTTCCTTCGGTGAGCAGGACAACGGGGCCGACCTTGTGGAAACGGCCTTCATGATGCAGGGGCTGCTTATTGCCCGCGCGTATTTTTCCGCCGATACGGAACTGGAAAAGGAACTGCGTGCCTGCATTACGGAACTGTGGCACGATGTGGACTGGCACTGGTTCACCCGTTCCGAGAACAACGGACTGTTCTGGCACTGGAGCCCGCAGCATGAGTTCGGCATGGGCATGAAGATTTCCGGGTTCAACGAGGCCATGGTGGCCTATGTGCTGGCTCTGGGGTCCCCCACGCATCCCATTTCCCGTGAAGCCGCACAGTACTGGTATTCCACCGAAGAATACCAGCCCAAAACCGGCAACGGCTACACCATCGAAGCCGCCAACGCCTACGGCGGCTGCATGTTCCTATCTCATTACTCCTTCATAGGGCTGGATCCGAGGCGTATGGCCGACAGTCATGTGCGGCGCGGCTATATGGTCCGCAACATCACCCATACGCTTATGAACCGTGCCTATGCTCTGGAGTCCGCGCCTGCCGAACATCAGTTCAGTGAAGGATTCTGGGGGCTGACGGCTTGCGATATCAAGGGCGGCTACCGCTATCAGTCCGCCTACAACGAGGTGGGTACCGTGGCTCCCACGGCGGCCCTTTCTTCCATGCCCTATACTCCTGAATATTCCATGCGCGTACTCTGGAACATTCAGGACAACTATAAGGACAAGATGTGGGGCCCCTACGGTCCGTACGACGCGTTCAGCCTTAAGGATGACTGGTTCGACAACAGCTACCTGGCCATTGACCAGCTCCCCATCGTGAGCATGGTGGAAAACTATCGCAGCGGGCTTTTGTGGTCTCTGTTCATGAATGTGCCCGAGGTCAAGGAAGGTCTGGAGCGTATGGGAGTGCAGCCGCTGCCCGCCACCAACGGTTTCCCGCATGTGGTCGTTCCGTTGAAGAAGACGGAAGCCGGTTATGAACTGGATGCTCTGGACCTGCGCCGTCATCCCGATACGGGACTTTATACCCTGCCCTACAGCTGCGAAAAGGACTGCATCGTGTTCTTCACCATTGCCGATGCTTCGGGAAAGGTGCTCAGCCAGTACACCCGTGAAGGCCGCAAGGGCGACAACCTGCTGGAATTTCCTCAGTTCATGCCGAAGAACGGAGAGACGTTGCAGCTTACCATGCATATTGGTGATCTGACGGCGGGGCTGCCCATCCGTCTGAACTGA
- the hflC gene encoding protease modulator HflC — protein sequence MKGLKSVLLIPALLILALLAQQTLFIVNQTQQALVIQLGHPLDKVYGPGLHAKLPFVQNVVYFEARILDYDARPAEALTSDLKTIVLDNYARWKIEDPLRFYRTMRTEANAQARLDAVIYSQIRAHIGRHTLTEVVADERNSIMESVTEKASQQMKEFGISIVDVRIKRTDLPAENQRAIFDRMRAERERQATQYRSEGSEEATKIRSAAEKERALILAEAGKQAQVLRGEGDAEAARIYAEAFSRSPEFFSFQRGLEALRKSLGENTRMVLTPDSPLLQPIK from the coding sequence ATGAAGGGTTTGAAATCCGTACTTCTGATCCCGGCGCTGCTGATTCTGGCGCTGCTCGCGCAGCAGACGCTTTTCATTGTGAATCAGACGCAGCAGGCGCTGGTCATACAGTTGGGCCATCCTCTGGACAAGGTATATGGACCGGGTCTTCATGCCAAACTGCCGTTCGTTCAGAATGTGGTGTATTTTGAAGCCCGTATTCTCGATTACGATGCCCGCCCCGCCGAAGCGCTGACGAGCGATCTCAAAACCATCGTGCTCGACAATTACGCACGCTGGAAAATCGAAGACCCTCTGCGGTTCTACCGCACCATGCGTACGGAAGCGAATGCGCAGGCCCGTCTGGATGCCGTCATCTATTCGCAGATACGCGCCCATATAGGTCGCCATACGCTGACCGAGGTGGTGGCGGATGAAAGAAACTCCATTATGGAATCGGTGACGGAAAAGGCGTCGCAGCAGATGAAGGAATTCGGCATCAGCATTGTGGACGTGCGCATCAAGCGCACCGACCTGCCCGCCGAAAACCAGCGTGCCATTTTCGACCGTATGCGCGCCGAACGCGAACGGCAGGCCACGCAGTACCGTTCCGAAGGTTCCGAAGAAGCCACCAAGATCCGTTCCGCTGCGGAAAAGGAACGGGCCCTTATTCTGGCCGAGGCCGGAAAGCAGGCTCAGGTTCTTCGCGGCGAAGGCGATGCCGAGGCTGCGCGCATTTATGCCGAGGCTTTTTCCCGTTCACCGGAATTTTTCTCCTTCCAGCGTGGCCTGGAAGCGTTACGCAAGTCGCTGGGAGAAAATACCCGCATGGTACTCACACCGGACAGCCCCCTGCTTCAGCCTATCAAGTAG
- the rpsK gene encoding 30S ribosomal protein S11, giving the protein MARAKRAVKKKEKKNIPLGVAHIAASFNNTIVTFTDTRGNTVSWSSAGQSGFKGSRKSTPFAAQVAAENAARRAQENGMRTVGVYVKGPGAGRESALRAINAAGFKVAFIRDVTPIPHNGCRPPKRRRV; this is encoded by the coding sequence ATGGCAAGAGCCAAACGTGCAGTCAAAAAGAAGGAAAAGAAGAATATTCCGCTGGGCGTGGCCCATATCGCGGCTTCTTTCAATAATACTATTGTTACCTTCACCGACACTCGCGGCAATACCGTGAGCTGGTCTTCCGCCGGTCAGAGCGGCTTCAAGGGATCCCGCAAGTCCACTCCCTTCGCTGCTCAGGTCGCTGCTGAAAATGCCGCCCGTCGTGCCCAGGAAAACGGCATGCGGACTGTTGGCGTGTATGTGAAGGGTCCGGGCGCCGGCCGTGAATCCGCCCTGCGCGCTATCAACGCCGCCGGTTTCAAGGTTGCGTTCATCCGTGATGTCACGCCCATTCCCCACAACGGTTGCCGTCCTCCCAAGCGGCGCCGCGTCTAA
- the map gene encoding type I methionyl aminopeptidase, whose translation MKKFRGIFIKNEHEIELMRVANGMTATILDELVANVRPGVPTIFFDELARKMCRDMGVVPNFLNYCGYPFALCCSVNETIIHGFPSKDIILKEGDIVSFDMGVNYKGFNGDSARTAFCGEVSEEARHLSDVTKRCLELGIAEARPGNNLYAISAAVQRHAEMEGLHVIRDFVGHGIGASLHEKPEVPNFVPRGGMENGVPGGVPLKPGMVLAIEPMLAIGTHEVEIMADGWTTKIKDRSLSAHWEHTVAIRPDGAEILSVASNYRP comes from the coding sequence ATGAAAAAGTTTCGGGGCATTTTTATCAAGAATGAGCATGAGATCGAACTCATGCGCGTGGCCAACGGCATGACGGCGACCATTCTTGACGAACTGGTGGCCAACGTGCGTCCCGGCGTTCCCACCATATTTTTCGACGAGCTGGCCCGCAAGATGTGCCGCGACATGGGAGTTGTGCCCAACTTCCTCAACTACTGCGGCTATCCTTTTGCGCTGTGCTGCTCCGTCAACGAGACCATCATTCACGGCTTTCCTTCCAAGGACATCATTTTGAAGGAAGGCGACATCGTCAGTTTTGACATGGGCGTGAATTACAAGGGTTTCAATGGGGACTCCGCCCGCACCGCGTTCTGCGGCGAGGTGTCGGAAGAGGCCAGGCATCTTTCCGATGTGACGAAGCGCTGTCTTGAACTCGGAATCGCCGAGGCTCGTCCCGGCAACAATCTTTATGCGATTTCGGCGGCGGTGCAGCGTCATGCCGAAATGGAAGGGCTTCATGTCATCCGTGATTTCGTGGGGCACGGCATAGGCGCCAGCCTTCACGAAAAGCCGGAAGTACCGAACTTCGTGCCACGCGGCGGCATGGAAAACGGCGTTCCGGGCGGTGTTCCGCTGAAACCTGGTATGGTTTTGGCCATTGAGCCCATGTTGGCAATCGGCACCCATGAGGTGGAAATCATGGCCGATGGATGGACGACGAAGATCAAGGATCGCAGCCTGTCCGCCCATTGGGAGCATACTGTAGCCATACGACCCGACGGAGCTGAGATTCTCAGCGTCGCGTCCAACTACAGACCGTGA
- the rpmJ gene encoding 50S ribosomal protein L36 has protein sequence MKVRPSVKKICPKCKVIRRKGVLRVICENPRHKQRQG, from the coding sequence ATGAAAGTCAGGCCGTCCGTCAAAAAAATCTGCCCTAAGTGCAAGGTTATCCGGCGCAAGGGTGTTTTGAGAGTGATCTGCGAAAACCCCCGGCATAAACAGCGCCAGGGCTAA
- a CDS encoding DNA-directed RNA polymerase subunit alpha: protein MLSKQANRLINARNWAVLVKPEQIVRENDPADTMYGKFVCEPLERGYGTTIGNALRRVLLASLQGAAFVSVKIAGVQHEFTTIPGVLEDVTDIILNIKQVRLAMDTDVPQTITLNVNKKGEVTAGDIQGNQHVSVLNPELHIATLTEDVEFNLEFEVRMGKGYVPADMHEGLTDEIGIIKLDSSFSPVRKVAYTIEAARVGQMTNYDKLILEVWTDGSVTPEDAIAYSAKIIKDQISVFINFDEHISDESGLGACDNGEFNENLFKSIDDLELSVRATNCLRSANIALVGELVQRSENEMLKTKNFGKKSLDEIKNVLVDMGLDFGMKVESFDKKYQEWKRKQHHEA, encoded by the coding sequence ATGCTCAGCAAACAAGCCAACAGGCTCATCAACGCCCGCAACTGGGCGGTGCTCGTCAAGCCCGAACAGATCGTCCGCGAGAACGACCCTGCCGATACCATGTACGGCAAGTTCGTGTGCGAACCTCTGGAACGCGGCTATGGCACCACCATCGGCAACGCGTTGCGCAGAGTGCTTTTGGCATCCCTTCAGGGCGCAGCGTTTGTGTCCGTCAAAATTGCGGGCGTACAGCATGAGTTCACTACCATCCCCGGCGTGCTTGAAGATGTGACGGACATCATCCTGAACATCAAGCAGGTGCGCCTTGCGATGGATACAGACGTTCCTCAGACGATCACCCTCAACGTCAACAAGAAGGGTGAAGTGACCGCCGGCGACATCCAGGGCAATCAGCACGTTTCCGTGCTGAATCCCGAGCTGCATATCGCCACGCTCACGGAAGATGTGGAATTCAACCTTGAATTCGAGGTCCGCATGGGCAAGGGCTACGTCCCCGCCGACATGCACGAAGGCCTCACCGATGAAATCGGCATCATCAAGCTCGATTCCAGCTTCTCTCCCGTGCGCAAGGTCGCCTATACCATCGAAGCCGCCCGCGTAGGCCAGATGACCAACTACGACAAGTTGATCCTCGAAGTCTGGACGGACGGTTCCGTGACCCCTGAAGACGCCATTGCCTACAGCGCGAAGATCATCAAGGATCAGATTTCCGTGTTCATCAACTTCGACGAACACATTTCTGACGAAAGCGGTCTCGGCGCCTGCGACAACGGGGAATTCAACGAGAATCTCTTCAAAAGCATCGACGATCTTGAGCTTTCCGTGCGCGCTACCAACTGCCTGCGCAGCGCGAATATCGCGCTGGTGGGCGAACTGGTGCAGCGCTCCGAAAATGAAATGCTCAAGACCAAGAACTTCGGCAAGAAGTCCTTGGACGAAATCAAGAACGTGCTTGTGGACATGGGGCTTGATTTCGGCATGAAGGTCGAATCTTTCGATAAGAAATACCAGGAATGGAAGAGGAAGCAGCACCATGAGGCATAG
- the rpsM gene encoding 30S ribosomal protein S13: MARIAGIELPRGKRADIALTYIYGIGRATALEILAASGVDWNRSIDDLSADEVNEVRKEIETNHKVEGDLRREVASNIKRLMDIGCYRGLRHRRGLPVHGQRTHTNARTRKGPRRGNVGKKK; encoded by the coding sequence GTGGCCAGAATTGCAGGCATTGAACTGCCCCGTGGTAAAAGAGCGGATATCGCACTTACCTATATTTATGGCATCGGCCGGGCTACTGCCCTTGAGATCCTTGCTGCTTCCGGCGTCGACTGGAACCGCAGCATCGACGATCTGAGCGCCGATGAAGTGAACGAAGTCCGTAAGGAAATCGAAACGAACCACAAGGTGGAAGGCGACCTCCGCCGTGAAGTGGCTTCGAATATCAAGCGTCTGATGGATATCGGCTGCTACCGTGGCCTGCGGCACCGCCGTGGTCTGCCCGTCCATGGTCAGCGTACTCACACGAACGCTCGTACCCGCAAGGGTCCGCGTCGTGGCAATGTGGGTAAAAAGAAGTAG
- a CDS encoding helix-turn-helix domain-containing protein, protein MERPDIDQFEPVYARMLFVSQRRTQAELADLLNLQQGSISEAKRRGAIPLPWCVYICDLFNVRMDWLRFGEPPVYMSAEMKQQEELSEAGLHEPPPPLLETVRPGELSIFSTVRQRDGSFPEAGTQIFPQEVIREGLQVFRLLERCMAPALNKGALVAVMPGADVEEGDVVAVLGGSGLQFRRVFMTPEGYELRAERRDLEADISVAAAEWSSRYYGKAVWAFQPL, encoded by the coding sequence ATGGAACGGCCGGATATCGATCAATTTGAACCTGTCTATGCCAGGATGCTTTTCGTTTCCCAGCGGCGTACACAGGCCGAACTGGCGGATCTGCTCAACCTGCAACAGGGGAGCATATCGGAAGCCAAGAGACGAGGAGCGATTCCCCTGCCGTGGTGTGTATATATCTGCGATCTTTTCAATGTACGCATGGACTGGCTGCGCTTCGGAGAGCCGCCCGTGTACATGAGCGCGGAAATGAAGCAACAGGAAGAGCTTTCCGAGGCGGGGCTGCATGAACCGCCGCCCCCGCTTCTGGAAACCGTGCGCCCGGGAGAACTGTCCATTTTCAGTACGGTTCGGCAGCGCGACGGATCTTTCCCCGAAGCGGGCACGCAGATTTTTCCCCAGGAAGTCATTCGGGAGGGCCTGCAGGTATTCCGTCTGCTGGAACGCTGCATGGCCCCCGCCCTCAATAAGGGCGCGCTTGTGGCCGTGATGCCGGGTGCGGATGTGGAAGAGGGGGATGTGGTCGCCGTACTGGGAGGCAGCGGACTCCAGTTCCGCCGCGTTTTCATGACGCCGGAGGGCTATGAACTCAGGGCGGAACGCAGGGATCTGGAAGCGGATATATCTGTCGCAGCCGCCGAATGGTCTTCGCGTTATTACGGAAAGGCCGTCTGGGCCTTTCAGCCCCTGTAG
- a CDS encoding flavin reductase family protein, with protein sequence MFISLGPQAFLSPAPVLLVGTYDEAGQPNIMTAAWGGLCCSQPPCLSVSLRRSSWTCRSLQQKQAFTVSIPSRNMVGQADFAGLVSGRQEEKFKTLGLTPRAGEHVDAPFVAECPVVLELLLRHSLELGSHIQFVGEIMDVKVNRNCLTPEGLPDPARIDALSFAPLTKEYYAVGEFVARAFAVGKTVKRNI encoded by the coding sequence ATGTTCATTTCTCTTGGCCCTCAGGCTTTTCTTTCTCCCGCTCCCGTGCTTCTTGTGGGGACGTATGACGAGGCAGGGCAGCCTAACATCATGACGGCTGCCTGGGGCGGACTGTGTTGTTCTCAGCCCCCGTGTCTGTCCGTATCTCTTCGGCGTTCCTCCTGGACCTGTCGTTCTCTCCAGCAGAAGCAGGCCTTTACCGTAAGCATTCCCAGCAGAAATATGGTGGGACAGGCGGACTTTGCAGGCCTGGTTTCCGGCAGGCAGGAAGAAAAGTTTAAGACTCTCGGCCTCACACCGCGTGCAGGGGAGCATGTCGATGCGCCTTTTGTGGCGGAATGCCCCGTGGTGCTGGAACTTCTGCTCCGCCACTCCCTGGAACTCGGCTCCCACATCCAGTTCGTGGGAGAAATCATGGACGTGAAGGTCAACAGAAACTGTCTTACCCCGGAAGGCCTGCCCGACCCTGCCCGTATCGACGCGCTTTCCTTCGCCCCGTTGACCAAGGAATATTACGCTGTCGGAGAATTCGTGGCGCGTGCCTTCGCCGTGGGGAAAACGGTAAAGCGGAATATATGA
- the rplQ gene encoding 50S ribosomal protein L17 — translation MRHSNSGKKLSRNPSHRKALLRNMSKALLTHGRIRTTEVKAKELRGVVESLITLARRNDVAARRQAYRELGSHQLVQKLFDEIAPRFAGVPGGFTRVVKLAMPRPGDCAPMAIIELTRQAAEAPAEAQA, via the coding sequence ATGAGGCATAGCAACTCTGGTAAGAAACTGAGCAGAAATCCTTCTCATCGCAAGGCTCTGCTCCGCAATATGTCCAAGGCCCTGCTCACGCACGGCCGGATTCGTACCACCGAGGTCAAGGCCAAGGAGCTGCGCGGCGTGGTCGAATCCCTCATCACCTTGGCCCGTCGCAACGACGTGGCCGCCCGTCGTCAGGCTTATCGTGAGCTTGGCAGCCATCAGCTCGTGCAGAAGCTGTTTGACGAAATCGCTCCCCGTTTCGCCGGCGTCCCCGGCGGATTCACCCGCGTGGTGAAGCTTGCGATGCCCCGTCCCGGCGACTGCGCCCCGATGGCCATCATCGAACTGACCCGGCAGGCTGCTGAAGCGCCCGCCGAAGCTCAGGCGTAA